The Symphalangus syndactylus isolate Jambi chromosome 3, NHGRI_mSymSyn1-v2.1_pri, whole genome shotgun sequence genome has a segment encoding these proteins:
- the APOA5 gene encoding apolipoprotein A-V translates to MASMAAVLTWALALLSAFSAIQARKGFWDYFSQTSGDKGRVEQIHQQKMAREPTSLKDSLEQDLNNMNKFLEKLRPLSGSEAPWLPQDPVGMRQQLQEELEEVKARLQPYMAEAHELVGWNLEGLRQQLKPYTMDLVEQVALRVQELQEQLRVVGEDTKAQLLGGVDEARALLQELQSRVVHHTGRFKELFHPYAESLVRGIGRHVQELHRSVAPHAPASPARLSRCVQVLSRKLTLKAKALHARIQQNLDQLREELSRAFAGTGTEEGAGPDPQMLSEEVRQRLQAFRQDTYLQIAAFTRAIDQETEEVQQQLAPPPPGHSAFAPEFQQTDSGKVLSKLQARLDDLWEDITHSLHDQGHSQLGEP, encoded by the exons ATGGCAAGCATGGCTGCCGTGCTCACCTGGGCTCTGGCTCTTCTTTCAG CGTTTTCGGCCATCCAGGCACGGAAAGGCTTCTGGGACTACTTCAGCCAGACCAGCGGGGACAAAGGCAGGGTGGAGCAGATCCATCAGCAGAAGATGGCTCGCGAGCCCAC GAGCCTGAAAGACAGCCTTGAGCAAGACCTCAACAATATGAACAAGTTCCTGGAAAAGCTGAGGCCTCTGAGTGGGAGCGAGGCTCCTTGGCTCCCACAGGACCCGGTGGGCATGCGGCAGCAGCTGCAAGAGGAGTTGGAGGAAGTGAAGGCTCGCCTTCAGCCGTACATGGCAGAGGCGCACGAGCTGGTGGGCTGGAATTTGGAGGGCTTGCGGCAGCAACTGAAGCCCTACACGATGGATCTGGTGGAGCAGGTGGCCCTGCGCGTGCAGGAGCTGCAGGAGCAATTGCGCGTGGTGGGAGAAGACACCAAGGCCCAGCTGCTGGGGGGCGTGGACGAGGCGCGGGCTTTGCTGCAGGAACTGCAGAGCCGCGTGGTGCACCACACCGGCCGCTTCAAAGAGCTCTTCCACCCATACGCCGAGAGCCTGGTGAGGGGCATCGGGCGCCACGTGCAGGAGCTGCACCGCAGTGTGGCTCCGCACGCCCCCGCCAGCCCCGCGCGCCTCAGTCGCTGCGTCCAGGTGCTCTCCCGGAAGCTCACGCTCAAGGCCAAGGCCCTGCACGCACGCATCCAGCAGAACCTGGACCAGCTGCGGGAAGAGCTCAGCAGAGCCTTTGCAGGCACTGGGACTGAGGAAGGGGCCGGCCCGGACCCCCAGATGCTCTCCGAGGAGGTGCGCCAGCGACTTCAGGCTTTCCGCCAGGACACCTACCTGCAGATAGCTGCCTTCACTCGCGCCATCGACCAGGAGACTGAGGAGGTCCAGCAGCAGCTGGCGCCACCTCCACCAGGCCACAGTGCCTTCGCCCCAGAGTTTCAACAAACGGACAGTGGCAAGGTTCTGAGCAAGCTGCAGGCCCGTTTGGATGACCTGTGGGAAGACATCACTCACAGCCTTCATGACCAGGGCCACAGCCAGCTGGGGGAGCCCTGA